One genomic segment of Helianthus annuus cultivar XRQ/B chromosome 14, HanXRQr2.0-SUNRISE, whole genome shotgun sequence includes these proteins:
- the LOC110908230 gene encoding kinesin-like protein KIN-6 isoform X5, with translation MEMKSPPPCPSSVTVRRNPPRRARPTPYSAAPPSQPPSSKTSSAIRSFPIEDILSINIPDKPEVSVSTEPSCSEKLKVFLRIRPIVTHKVGGSVKTGGQKNVWPQNPRKKDVSKVVGRKTVETCLKVNDEHSVTLCAPQSLTDVRRTKSEVYEGFSHVFCDESTQSEVYERMMNPLVEDFLKGKSGMLAAMGPSGSGKTHTVFGSTRQPGMVSLALRHIFSQKESGRSKSSRAFYLSMFEIYSERGKGEKIMDLSQEGGDLYMQQSNIKGLKEEVINDVQQAESLIASGMLKRSTAMTNSNIQSSRSQCIINIRCDLDNLDEDQSHTAILTIVDLAGAEREKRTGNQGARLLESNFINNTSMVFGLCLRSLLEHQKNPKKPLHKHFQNSMLTKYLRDFLEGKKRMALILTAKPGEEDYQDTSYLLRQASPFMNIKFESIEEQPLGNKRRTQTLPKAEQAKRMKLHSNEVCMDDEVKRSILHQPHKELIPEPDTVVENNSSSFEFPLIVNNKTNKDKSINRTITDLAKKARENQILSNFSRALWKVLKEYKNKLEASENENDVLRHSLTAEKERCTALEVELNLLKASCSCGKVPIAEENDEINSNAQVSSSHSIKMECTKNKPITTDTQDAASVPPLSDCSNIVDLENTVCNVDAQVSCSTHREETQDTSSVEVASTSLSSFKEHNNEENIVLCEYVVFDKEDLIELGDTEFSNDIAVYDPLESGVSDLELPLHGDGGPLITKGDQRKHEEEELVAEDSSSNLIESEGFPKGDQRKHEEEELLAEDSSSDFSESEAFQTLQDNVTIDHEITPVQVISKCSRLEHSEERSKEQNVEISSPAVVLDKQELQETEERVTDGEITESAVCDSELHVHGQHEEDVSIPDDLEKFEDHSNKKIEVSSPNIVCDKQDFKEVKKTNANGEVAVAEEVSTSPEEVQKEPHEKEVNVLISSSDLEGSKSISNTQLIDSTEAQDSHSVLPEEVISSRCCTDSKLLEVPSVHPSKPLTAVKPKRRLRPASSVMLKNINILEFDDSATMPKQHRHGKRDENEDGRKRTQGSNALLRILKQNLHH, from the exons ATGGAGATGAAGAGTCCACCACCGTGCCCTAGCTCCGTTACCGTCCGTCGTAACCCTCCCCGTCGAGCCAGACCGACACCATACTCCGCCGCACCTCCATCCCAACCTCCGTCATCCAAAACCTCTTCAGCTATACGCTCTTTCCCCATCGAAGACATCCTCTCGATCAACATCCCCGATAAACCTGAGGTTTCGGTTTCCACCGAACCTTCATGTTCCGAGAAACTCAAGGTTTTTCTTCGGATTAGACCTATCGTAACTCACAAAGTTGGAGGATCGGTTAAAACTGGAGGTCAGAAGAATGTTTGGCCTCAAAACCCTAGAAAAAAGGATGTATCGAAGGTTGTGGGGAGGAAGACTGTTGAGACGTGTTTGAAGGTAAATGATGAACACTCTGTCACGCTTTGTGCTCCACAGAgcttgacggatgttcgaaggacgaaatctgaggtttacgaagggttttcgcatgtgttttgtgatgaatcgactcag AGTGAAGTTTATGAGAGGATGATGAATCCACTGGTGGAGGACTTTTTAAAGGGAAAGAGTGGAATGCTTGCTGCTATGGGGCCTAGCGGATCTGGTAAAACTCATACTGTTTTTGGAAGTACGAGACAGCCTGGTATGGTTTCTCTTGCTCTTCGCCACATATTTTCACAGAAGGAGAGCGGCAGATCCAAATCTTCAAG GGCTTTTTATCTATCAATGTTTGAAATATATTCAGAAAGAGGAAAAGGAGAAAAGATTATGGATTTATCACAAGAAGGAGGTGATTTATATATGCAGCAATCAAATATAAAAGGTCTCAAAGAG GAGGTCATTAATGATGTTCAACAGGCTGAATCTTTGATTGCAAGTGGAATGTTAAAGCGTTCTACCGCTATGACAAATTCCAATATTCAGTCGAG CCGTTCACAATGCATCATAAACATTCGTTGTGATCTTGATAACCTTGATGAAGATCAGTCCCACACTGCTATATTGACCATAGTTGATCTTGCGGGAGCTGAAAGAGAAAAAAGGACTGGAAATCAG GGAGCTAGATTGCTAGAAAGCAATTTTATCAACAACACGTCTATGGTTTTTGGATTATGTTTGAGG TCTTTATTAGAGCACCAAAAGAACCCCAAAAAACCTTTACACAagcattttcaaaattcaatg TTAACTAAATATTTGCGTGATTTCTTAGAAGGAAAGAAGAGGATGGCATTG ATTTTAACTGCGAAACCAGGTGAAGAGGACTATCAAGATACATCTTATTTACTCAGACAAGCTTCACCGTTTATGAACATAAA GTTTGAGAGTATTGAAGAACAACCATTAGGCAATAAAAGACGGACTCAAACATTGCCAAAAGCAGAACAAGCTAAAAGAATGAAGCTCCATAGTAATGAAGTCTGCATG GATGATGAAGTGAAGAGGAGTATTCTTCATCAGCCACATAAAG AGCTTATTCCAGAACCAGACACAGTAGTTGAAAACAACAGTTCATCATTTGAGTTTCCTTTGATCGTTAATAATAAAACAAACAAGGACAAATCCATCAACAGAACTATTACTGATCTAGCTAAGAAAGCTAGAGAGAATCAGATTCTTTCAAATTTCTCTAGAGCCTTGTGGAAAGTTTTGAAAGAATACAAGAACAAGTTAGAG GCTAGTGAAAATGAAAATGATGTTTTAAGACACAGCCTTACTGCTGAAAAAGAACGGTGTACTGCACTAGAAGTTGAACTGAATCTCTTGAAAGCTTCATGCTCATGTGGAAAGGTTCCCATAGCTGAAGAAAACGATGAAATTAAT TCAAATGCACAAGTATCTTCTTCACATTCTATCAAAATGGAATGCACTAAGAATAAACCGATAACTACTGATACTCAGGACGCTGCATCTGTTCCACCACTTTCTGATTGTTCGAATATAGTCGACTTAGAAAACACGGTTTGTAAT GTTGATGCACAAGTGTCTTGTTCAACTCACCGTGAAGAAACTCAGGATACAAGCTCTGTTGAAGTAGCATCGACATCGTTGAGTAGTTTCAAAGAACATAACAATGAG GAAAATATTGTCCTCTGTGAATATGTTGTCTTTGATAAAGAAGATTTGATAGAACTTGGAGACACAGAGTTCAGCAATGACATAGCAG TTTATGATCCTTTAGAGTCAGGTGTTAGTGATTTAGAGTTACCTTTACATGGAGATGGCGGTCCTCTTATAACCAAGGGAGACCAAAGGAAGCATGAGGAAGAAGAG TTAGTTGCAGAAGATTCATCTTCGAATCTCATTGAATCAGAGGGTTTTCCGAAGGGAGACCAAAGGAAGCACGAGGAAGAAGAG CTACTTGCAGAAGATTCATCTTCTGATTTCAGTGAGTCAGAGGCTTTTCAGACGTTGCAAGACAAT GTTACTATTGATCATGAAATAACTCCGGTTCAAGTAATATCGAAATGCAGTCGTCTTGAACATTCTGAGGAACGGAGTAAAGAG CAGAATGTTGAGATCTCAAGTCCAGCTGTTGTGCTTGATAAACAAGAATTGCAGGAAACTGAAGAAAGGGTGACTGATGGAGAAATAACAG AGTCAGCTGTTTGTGATTCAGAGTTACATGTACATGGGCAGCATGAGGAAGATGTTTCAATACCCGATGATCTTGAAAAGTTCGAAGACCACAGTAACAAA AAAATTGAAGTTTCTAGTCCAAATattgtttgtgataaacaagatttcaaggaagttaaaaaaacaaatgctAACGGAGAAGTGGCAG TTGCAGAAGAAGTTTCCACCTCTCCGGAGGAAGTACAAAAAGAACCGCATGAAAAAGAG GTAAATGTCCTAATATCTTCATCAGACCTGGAGGGATCAAAGTCCATCAGTAACACGCAATTAATTGATTCCACC
- the LOC110908230 gene encoding kinesin-like protein KIN-6 isoform X2, translating to MEMKSPPPCPSSVTVRRNPPRRARPTPYSAAPPSQPPSSKTSSAIRSFPIEDILSINIPDKPEVSVSTEPSCSEKLKVFLRIRPIVTHKVGGSVKTGGQKNVWPQNPRKKDVSKVVGRKTVETCLKVNDEHSVTLCAPQSLTDVRRTKSEVYEGFSHVFCDESTQSEVYERMMNPLVEDFLKGKSGMLAAMGPSGSGKTHTVFGSTRQPGMVSLALRHIFSQKESGRSKSSRAFYLSMFEIYSERGKGEKIMDLSQEGGDLYMQQSNIKGLKEEVINDVQQAESLIASGMLKRSTAMTNSNIQSSRSQCIINIRCDLDNLDEDQSHTAILTIVDLAGAEREKRTGNQGARLLESNFINNTSMVFGLCLRSLLEHQKNPKKPLHKHFQNSMLTKYLRDFLEGKKRMALILTAKPGEEDYQDTSYLLRQASPFMNIKFESIEEQPLGNKRRTQTLPKAEQAKRMKLHSNEVCMDDEVKRSILHQPHKELIPEPDTVVENNSSSFEFPLIVNNKTNKDKSINRTITDLAKKARENQILSNFSRALWKVLKEYKNKLEASENENDVLRHSLTAEKERCTALEVELNLLKASCSCGKVPIAEENDEINSNAQVSSSHSIKMECTKNKPITTDTQDAASVPPLSDCSNIVDLENTVCNLQVDAQVSCSTHREETQDTSSVEVASTSLSSFKEHNNEENIVLCEYVVFDKEDLIELGDTEFSNDIAVYDPLESGVSDLELPLHGDGGPLITKGDQRKHEEEELVAEDSSSNLIESEGFPKGDQRKHEEEELLAEDSSSDFSESEAFQTLQDNVTIDHEITPVQVISKCSRLEHSEERSKENVEISSPAVVLDKQELQETEERVTDGEITESAVCDSELHVHGQHEEDVSIPDDLEKFEDHSNKKIEVSSPNIVCDKQDFKEVKKTNANGEVAVAEEVSTSPEEVQKEPHEKEVNVLISSSDLEGSKSISNTQLIDSTEAQDSHSVLPEEVISSRCCTDSKLLEVPSVHPSKPLTAVKPKRRLRPASSVMLKNINILEFDDSATMPKQHRHGKRDENEDGRKRTQGSNALLRILKQNLHH from the exons ATGGAGATGAAGAGTCCACCACCGTGCCCTAGCTCCGTTACCGTCCGTCGTAACCCTCCCCGTCGAGCCAGACCGACACCATACTCCGCCGCACCTCCATCCCAACCTCCGTCATCCAAAACCTCTTCAGCTATACGCTCTTTCCCCATCGAAGACATCCTCTCGATCAACATCCCCGATAAACCTGAGGTTTCGGTTTCCACCGAACCTTCATGTTCCGAGAAACTCAAGGTTTTTCTTCGGATTAGACCTATCGTAACTCACAAAGTTGGAGGATCGGTTAAAACTGGAGGTCAGAAGAATGTTTGGCCTCAAAACCCTAGAAAAAAGGATGTATCGAAGGTTGTGGGGAGGAAGACTGTTGAGACGTGTTTGAAGGTAAATGATGAACACTCTGTCACGCTTTGTGCTCCACAGAgcttgacggatgttcgaaggacgaaatctgaggtttacgaagggttttcgcatgtgttttgtgatgaatcgactcag AGTGAAGTTTATGAGAGGATGATGAATCCACTGGTGGAGGACTTTTTAAAGGGAAAGAGTGGAATGCTTGCTGCTATGGGGCCTAGCGGATCTGGTAAAACTCATACTGTTTTTGGAAGTACGAGACAGCCTGGTATGGTTTCTCTTGCTCTTCGCCACATATTTTCACAGAAGGAGAGCGGCAGATCCAAATCTTCAAG GGCTTTTTATCTATCAATGTTTGAAATATATTCAGAAAGAGGAAAAGGAGAAAAGATTATGGATTTATCACAAGAAGGAGGTGATTTATATATGCAGCAATCAAATATAAAAGGTCTCAAAGAG GAGGTCATTAATGATGTTCAACAGGCTGAATCTTTGATTGCAAGTGGAATGTTAAAGCGTTCTACCGCTATGACAAATTCCAATATTCAGTCGAG CCGTTCACAATGCATCATAAACATTCGTTGTGATCTTGATAACCTTGATGAAGATCAGTCCCACACTGCTATATTGACCATAGTTGATCTTGCGGGAGCTGAAAGAGAAAAAAGGACTGGAAATCAG GGAGCTAGATTGCTAGAAAGCAATTTTATCAACAACACGTCTATGGTTTTTGGATTATGTTTGAGG TCTTTATTAGAGCACCAAAAGAACCCCAAAAAACCTTTACACAagcattttcaaaattcaatg TTAACTAAATATTTGCGTGATTTCTTAGAAGGAAAGAAGAGGATGGCATTG ATTTTAACTGCGAAACCAGGTGAAGAGGACTATCAAGATACATCTTATTTACTCAGACAAGCTTCACCGTTTATGAACATAAA GTTTGAGAGTATTGAAGAACAACCATTAGGCAATAAAAGACGGACTCAAACATTGCCAAAAGCAGAACAAGCTAAAAGAATGAAGCTCCATAGTAATGAAGTCTGCATG GATGATGAAGTGAAGAGGAGTATTCTTCATCAGCCACATAAAG AGCTTATTCCAGAACCAGACACAGTAGTTGAAAACAACAGTTCATCATTTGAGTTTCCTTTGATCGTTAATAATAAAACAAACAAGGACAAATCCATCAACAGAACTATTACTGATCTAGCTAAGAAAGCTAGAGAGAATCAGATTCTTTCAAATTTCTCTAGAGCCTTGTGGAAAGTTTTGAAAGAATACAAGAACAAGTTAGAG GCTAGTGAAAATGAAAATGATGTTTTAAGACACAGCCTTACTGCTGAAAAAGAACGGTGTACTGCACTAGAAGTTGAACTGAATCTCTTGAAAGCTTCATGCTCATGTGGAAAGGTTCCCATAGCTGAAGAAAACGATGAAATTAAT TCAAATGCACAAGTATCTTCTTCACATTCTATCAAAATGGAATGCACTAAGAATAAACCGATAACTACTGATACTCAGGACGCTGCATCTGTTCCACCACTTTCTGATTGTTCGAATATAGTCGACTTAGAAAACACGGTTTGTAAT cTTCAGGTTGATGCACAAGTGTCTTGTTCAACTCACCGTGAAGAAACTCAGGATACAAGCTCTGTTGAAGTAGCATCGACATCGTTGAGTAGTTTCAAAGAACATAACAATGAG GAAAATATTGTCCTCTGTGAATATGTTGTCTTTGATAAAGAAGATTTGATAGAACTTGGAGACACAGAGTTCAGCAATGACATAGCAG TTTATGATCCTTTAGAGTCAGGTGTTAGTGATTTAGAGTTACCTTTACATGGAGATGGCGGTCCTCTTATAACCAAGGGAGACCAAAGGAAGCATGAGGAAGAAGAG TTAGTTGCAGAAGATTCATCTTCGAATCTCATTGAATCAGAGGGTTTTCCGAAGGGAGACCAAAGGAAGCACGAGGAAGAAGAG CTACTTGCAGAAGATTCATCTTCTGATTTCAGTGAGTCAGAGGCTTTTCAGACGTTGCAAGACAAT GTTACTATTGATCATGAAATAACTCCGGTTCAAGTAATATCGAAATGCAGTCGTCTTGAACATTCTGAGGAACGGAGTAAAGAG AATGTTGAGATCTCAAGTCCAGCTGTTGTGCTTGATAAACAAGAATTGCAGGAAACTGAAGAAAGGGTGACTGATGGAGAAATAACAG AGTCAGCTGTTTGTGATTCAGAGTTACATGTACATGGGCAGCATGAGGAAGATGTTTCAATACCCGATGATCTTGAAAAGTTCGAAGACCACAGTAACAAA AAAATTGAAGTTTCTAGTCCAAATattgtttgtgataaacaagatttcaaggaagttaaaaaaacaaatgctAACGGAGAAGTGGCAG TTGCAGAAGAAGTTTCCACCTCTCCGGAGGAAGTACAAAAAGAACCGCATGAAAAAGAG GTAAATGTCCTAATATCTTCATCAGACCTGGAGGGATCAAAGTCCATCAGTAACACGCAATTAATTGATTCCACC
- the LOC110908230 gene encoding kinesin-like protein KIN-6 isoform X16: MEMKSPPPCPSSVTVRRNPPRRARPTPYSAAPPSQPPSSKTSSAIRSFPIEDILSINIPDKPEVSVSTEPSCSEKLKVFLRIRPIVTHKVGGSVKTGGQKNVWPQNPRKKDVSKVVGRKTVETCLKVNDEHSVTLCAPQSLTDVRRTKSEVYEGFSHVFCDESTQSEVYERMMNPLVEDFLKGKSGMLAAMGPSGSGKTHTVFGSTRQPGMVSLALRHIFSQKESGRSKSSRAFYLSMFEIYSERGKGEKIMDLSQEGGDLYMQQSNIKGLKEEVINDVQQAESLIASGMLKRSTAMTNSNIQSSRSQCIINIRCDLDNLDEDQSHTAILTIVDLAGAEREKRTGNQGARLLESNFINNTSMVFGLCLRSLLEHQKNPKKPLHKHFQNSMLTKYLRDFLEGKKRMALILTAKPGEEDYQDTSYLLRQASPFMNIKFESIEEQPLGNKRRTQTLPKAEQAKRMKLHSNEVCMDDEVKRSILHQPHKELIPEPDTVVENNSSSFEFPLIVNNKTNKDKSINRTITDLAKKARENQILSNFSRALWKVLKEYKNKLEASENENDVLRHSLTAEKERCTALEVELNLLKASCSCGKVPIAEENDEINSNAQVSSSHSIKMECTKNKPITTDTQDAASVPPLSDCSNIVDLENTVCNLQVDAQVSCSTHREETQDTSSVEVASTSLSSFKEHNNEENIVLCEYVVFDKEDLIELGDTEFSNDIAVYDPLESGVSDLELPLHGDGGPLITKGDQRKHEEEELVAEDSSSNLIESEGFPKGDQRKHEEEELLAEDSSSDFSESEAFQTLQDNVTIDHEITPVQVISKCSRLEHSEERSKENVEISSPAVVLDKQELQETEERVTDGEITELHVHGQHEEDVSIPDDLEKFEDHSNKKIEVSSPNIVCDKQDFKEVKKTNANGEVAVAEEVSTSPEEVQKEPHEKEVNVLISSSDLEGSKSISNTQLIDSTEAQDSHSVLPEEVISSRCCTDSKLLEVPSVHPSKPLTAVKPKRRLRPASSVMLKNINILEFDDSATMPKQHRHGKRDENEDGRKRTQGSNALLRILKQNLHH; encoded by the exons ATGGAGATGAAGAGTCCACCACCGTGCCCTAGCTCCGTTACCGTCCGTCGTAACCCTCCCCGTCGAGCCAGACCGACACCATACTCCGCCGCACCTCCATCCCAACCTCCGTCATCCAAAACCTCTTCAGCTATACGCTCTTTCCCCATCGAAGACATCCTCTCGATCAACATCCCCGATAAACCTGAGGTTTCGGTTTCCACCGAACCTTCATGTTCCGAGAAACTCAAGGTTTTTCTTCGGATTAGACCTATCGTAACTCACAAAGTTGGAGGATCGGTTAAAACTGGAGGTCAGAAGAATGTTTGGCCTCAAAACCCTAGAAAAAAGGATGTATCGAAGGTTGTGGGGAGGAAGACTGTTGAGACGTGTTTGAAGGTAAATGATGAACACTCTGTCACGCTTTGTGCTCCACAGAgcttgacggatgttcgaaggacgaaatctgaggtttacgaagggttttcgcatgtgttttgtgatgaatcgactcag AGTGAAGTTTATGAGAGGATGATGAATCCACTGGTGGAGGACTTTTTAAAGGGAAAGAGTGGAATGCTTGCTGCTATGGGGCCTAGCGGATCTGGTAAAACTCATACTGTTTTTGGAAGTACGAGACAGCCTGGTATGGTTTCTCTTGCTCTTCGCCACATATTTTCACAGAAGGAGAGCGGCAGATCCAAATCTTCAAG GGCTTTTTATCTATCAATGTTTGAAATATATTCAGAAAGAGGAAAAGGAGAAAAGATTATGGATTTATCACAAGAAGGAGGTGATTTATATATGCAGCAATCAAATATAAAAGGTCTCAAAGAG GAGGTCATTAATGATGTTCAACAGGCTGAATCTTTGATTGCAAGTGGAATGTTAAAGCGTTCTACCGCTATGACAAATTCCAATATTCAGTCGAG CCGTTCACAATGCATCATAAACATTCGTTGTGATCTTGATAACCTTGATGAAGATCAGTCCCACACTGCTATATTGACCATAGTTGATCTTGCGGGAGCTGAAAGAGAAAAAAGGACTGGAAATCAG GGAGCTAGATTGCTAGAAAGCAATTTTATCAACAACACGTCTATGGTTTTTGGATTATGTTTGAGG TCTTTATTAGAGCACCAAAAGAACCCCAAAAAACCTTTACACAagcattttcaaaattcaatg TTAACTAAATATTTGCGTGATTTCTTAGAAGGAAAGAAGAGGATGGCATTG ATTTTAACTGCGAAACCAGGTGAAGAGGACTATCAAGATACATCTTATTTACTCAGACAAGCTTCACCGTTTATGAACATAAA GTTTGAGAGTATTGAAGAACAACCATTAGGCAATAAAAGACGGACTCAAACATTGCCAAAAGCAGAACAAGCTAAAAGAATGAAGCTCCATAGTAATGAAGTCTGCATG GATGATGAAGTGAAGAGGAGTATTCTTCATCAGCCACATAAAG AGCTTATTCCAGAACCAGACACAGTAGTTGAAAACAACAGTTCATCATTTGAGTTTCCTTTGATCGTTAATAATAAAACAAACAAGGACAAATCCATCAACAGAACTATTACTGATCTAGCTAAGAAAGCTAGAGAGAATCAGATTCTTTCAAATTTCTCTAGAGCCTTGTGGAAAGTTTTGAAAGAATACAAGAACAAGTTAGAG GCTAGTGAAAATGAAAATGATGTTTTAAGACACAGCCTTACTGCTGAAAAAGAACGGTGTACTGCACTAGAAGTTGAACTGAATCTCTTGAAAGCTTCATGCTCATGTGGAAAGGTTCCCATAGCTGAAGAAAACGATGAAATTAAT TCAAATGCACAAGTATCTTCTTCACATTCTATCAAAATGGAATGCACTAAGAATAAACCGATAACTACTGATACTCAGGACGCTGCATCTGTTCCACCACTTTCTGATTGTTCGAATATAGTCGACTTAGAAAACACGGTTTGTAAT cTTCAGGTTGATGCACAAGTGTCTTGTTCAACTCACCGTGAAGAAACTCAGGATACAAGCTCTGTTGAAGTAGCATCGACATCGTTGAGTAGTTTCAAAGAACATAACAATGAG GAAAATATTGTCCTCTGTGAATATGTTGTCTTTGATAAAGAAGATTTGATAGAACTTGGAGACACAGAGTTCAGCAATGACATAGCAG TTTATGATCCTTTAGAGTCAGGTGTTAGTGATTTAGAGTTACCTTTACATGGAGATGGCGGTCCTCTTATAACCAAGGGAGACCAAAGGAAGCATGAGGAAGAAGAG TTAGTTGCAGAAGATTCATCTTCGAATCTCATTGAATCAGAGGGTTTTCCGAAGGGAGACCAAAGGAAGCACGAGGAAGAAGAG CTACTTGCAGAAGATTCATCTTCTGATTTCAGTGAGTCAGAGGCTTTTCAGACGTTGCAAGACAAT GTTACTATTGATCATGAAATAACTCCGGTTCAAGTAATATCGAAATGCAGTCGTCTTGAACATTCTGAGGAACGGAGTAAAGAG AATGTTGAGATCTCAAGTCCAGCTGTTGTGCTTGATAAACAAGAATTGCAGGAAACTGAAGAAAGGGTGACTGATGGAGAAATAACAG AGTTACATGTACATGGGCAGCATGAGGAAGATGTTTCAATACCCGATGATCTTGAAAAGTTCGAAGACCACAGTAACAAA AAAATTGAAGTTTCTAGTCCAAATattgtttgtgataaacaagatttcaaggaagttaaaaaaacaaatgctAACGGAGAAGTGGCAG TTGCAGAAGAAGTTTCCACCTCTCCGGAGGAAGTACAAAAAGAACCGCATGAAAAAGAG GTAAATGTCCTAATATCTTCATCAGACCTGGAGGGATCAAAGTCCATCAGTAACACGCAATTAATTGATTCCACC